The following DNA comes from Bos indicus x Bos taurus breed Angus x Brahman F1 hybrid chromosome 5, Bos_hybrid_MaternalHap_v2.0, whole genome shotgun sequence.
TGTCACGTGCTTTCCCTGTGCCCTGTTTAATCTGTTTTCATTGAAGTGACCTACAGGGGTCATGAGGCTGGTGTCATCCCGTTTgccagatgaggagactgagacaCGGAGAGGCTGGGGGCTTTGTGCAGGTCACACCCCCGGTGTAGTTCGGGCCATGTGGTACCCGCTCCGTGTCTCACGGTTGGGGccggggatggggtggggtgggggtggggatggtgggggcgGGACCGGCAGTCTTCTGAGTCCCATGGAGATGGATTTGGGCTAACgggctttcctttctctccagctCTGTGGCTGTGGGCTGCTTGGAGTGGGCATTTGGCTGTCCGTGTCGCAAGGCAACTTTGCCACCTTCTCCCCCAGCTTCCCCTCGCTGTCAGCAGCCAACCTGGTCATCGCCATAGGCACCATCGTCATGGTGACGGGCTTCCTTGGCTGCCTGGGGGCCATCAAGGAGAACAGGTGCCTCCTCCTCAGTGTAAGTTGGACCCCCAGCCCCCTAGGCCCCAAGTCCCCCAGCTCCCCAGCACCCCAGCCCTCTGAACACTGGGGCCGCTGAGCCCACTGGGTGTATAGCCTGAGCTTCTAGAATGACCACGCCCCTCTTCCTCATGATTGGCTACCCCTGGCCTAGGTGCCCCTCCCACTCCTTGATTGACTGTCAGGCTTTatctccctcccctgcccacatGGGATCCTCAAGAGTGGTGGCCCCtccctacctgggaagcctgccccCTGCCATCGTGTTTGCACCCCGTCCCAGTCCATGACCACTTGCCCATGCCTGAACCTTCTCATTCCAGTTCTTCATCGTCCTGTTGATCATCCTCCTGGCGGAGCTGATCTTAATTATCCTCTTCTTTGTCTACATGGACAAGGTAAGTCTtccaggaggggagggggtgtaTGGAGTATCATTGCCCTTGGAGTTGGGTCAGGGAATCTGGAGGAAAAGCACCGACAAGTTGTATCTCTGAGGAGAGGAGAGCTTTTGGTGGGGGCAGCAGGGGGCTCATCTGCTTGTGTTGTCttaggaagtgtgtgtgtgtgtgtgtgttgctcactcgtgtctgacactttgcgaccccatggactgtaacgtgccaggctcctctgtccataggatttcccaggcaagatgactggagtgggttgccatttgctactccaggggatcttcctgactcagggattaactTGCATGTCTTAGGATGTAGACCCTCTAGTTACCCAGGGATGCCCTAACCCTAGCCCTGACTGGGGAGTGCCACTGAGCTCCCCATCACTGGGAGCATTCAAGCATGGCTGTGCTGACCACTTGGAGAAGGGTCAAGTTCTCCAAGAACTTGAGAAGCTCCAAATTCTTGAAGTTGTCCAACTTATTGAAGTTCTTCTCCAAGAAGAACTTCTCCACGAACTTGAAGTTATTCTCCAAGAACTTGAAAAGTTCACATTTTAGGCCAGAAACCCTGTGCCCCAAGTTCCCAGGCTGAAATATGGAAAAGTTCATATTTCAGGCCAGAAACCCTGCACAGAACTCACTGGGTGGCTGGGCTGGGCGCTAGGGAGGGTAACCCAGAGGTAACATGGTGAAATTTTCCAGGGGATACTGCATAGGGCTCAGCATCAAGGGAGCTGTGCTTCCTTTTCCAGAGGCCTTTGGGGATAGGCAGGTGATCTcatggatttcccttgtggctcagctggtaaagagtcggCCTGCAGagtgggagacttgagttcaatccctgggttaggaagatcccctggagaagaaaagggtacccactccagtattctggcctagagaactctatggactgtatagtccatgggggtcacaaagagttgtacatgactgagcaaaaatgactttcactcactcacttcagctgatctcaggctgcacTGGGGGTTCAGGAGGTTAAGAAGGACTAACCCCTCACCAGGCTGGACAGTTCTCCACCCAGTTGGGGAACTTCCTCTGGGACCACCAAGAATGACTGGCCAAGCGTGCAGACTTAGGGCTCAGGGGCTCTTCTTGTTCATGGTAACCAGAACCATGTAACCATCTGCCCCTTGGGTCCTGAAGGAGTCTCCCAGGCCACACCAAGAGGGAGAGTCACTATGAGGGTTAGAAGCAGTGATTCCTTTGCATCTGTATAAAGGAGGCACTAATAATACTGAGAGATGCCTGCGGGCCAGCCCTGTTCTTGGTCTTCATGGCAATCAttcctttaattctcacaactgtCTCCGAGGTGGATGTTATGTGCCAGTGTTACAGACAAggcagaggtgggagagggtAAGCAACTTGCTGGCAAGGGGTGGCCCCACACTCTGGACGGCGGCTCTGCGCCCTGCAGTTCCCAGGGTGTGTTCCCACAGGGCCAGCATGTAGGGTGGGATGTCATGGGCCAGGGAGCAACATGTCCTGTGGGGGGCATGTCCTGGGAACAGGGGAGTTGTGGGGGGGCCTTGTGCTGTCTCCACCTCTGAGGGTCCCTGCTCCTTCCTGAAATGCTCGGCTCTCACGGGGGTCACCTCCGGCCCCCAGCAGGCCTCCCCCATGAGTCTGTGGGGCCGGCACTCGCAGCTGACCTGGGCGACCTGGGGAGAGGGGCAGCCTCCTGGTCCCCCCCCACCAACCTGAGTCTGCCCTCGCCCGACAGGTGAATGAGAATGCCAAGAAGGACTTGAAGGAGGGCCTGCTGCTGTACAACTCAGAGAACAACGTGGGGCTGAAGAACGCCTGGAACATCATCCAGGCAGAGgtgagggctgggggcagggacaggTGTGGGTGGAAGGCGGGGCCTGGGCCTCAGACTCCACGTCCCAGCCTGGGCTGGGCCACCAGCTTTCTGGGTCAGACATGGTGCTCTGGGCGGCAGCTGCAGTGGGGTGGCGGGGTGGGTGGTGGGCTGCGCAGGGGCCTGGATGTGGCTAGCAGCCATCCgaggggctgggagctgggaatCAAGATGGGCAATCAGGAGGCACCTCCTCCGTCCCATCCTTTCTGAAGCTTCGGCACGAATGACAGTGTTTTAGCAACAGGTCTGCCTCCCTGGTTGTGACTCAGGAAACCCTGTTCTAAGAGGAAACATGTCTGTGTAGCCTGGGGAGGGGCTGCCATCACGAAGCCAAGAGCTGGGGGCAGACCAGCAGAGGGCTGAGTGCTCTGCCCAGTGCCCAGTGCCCAGCGTCCCGCTCAGAGAGCAGGCAGCCGGCCTCCAGGAGGGAGATATCATTCCGTCCCCTGGGCCTAGCTGGGGCCCAGAGAAGGGACAAGCAAGCTGGACTCTGGGTGCCCGCTCCCGTGGGGCTGGGCGGCAGGGAAAGGCCCGAGCTGGACCCGTCAGACGGCCCCCCGCCGCCCCTCCCCGCAGATGCACTGCTGCGGCGTCACCGACTACAAAGACTGGTTCTCGGTGCTGGGGGAGAACACGGTTCCCGACCGCTGCTGCATGGAGAACTCCCAGGGCTGCGGACAAAACAACACCACCCTCGTGTGGAAAACGGTGAGGCTGGGCACCCCGGGGGCCCCTGGGTGGACAGtctgggcgggggcgggggtggcccAGGACACCAAGGAGGTGGCTTAatgtggggtgggggacagcacACAGGCCTGAAGCCAAAAGGCAGTGGCGAGTGAGCGTCTGGGCCCACGTCTCAGGGAGTCAGAGTCGGGTAGGAATGGCTCTGGGGCTGTGCAGTGGGGCCTTGTGGACAGAaccggggtgggggcggggtccAAAGGGAAGtgagctgggggctgggcaggagcGTCTTCGGTTCACCCCAGCACCTGAAGCTGTGGTCCTCACTCCCCAGGGCTGCTACGAGAAGGTCACACAGTGGTTTGCTGACAATAAGCACGTGCTCGGCACGGTGGGGATGTGCCTTCTAATCACGCAGGTAAGGGGGGTCGTCCTGCCAGCGGGGTGGAGGGGATAGCCTGAGGGAGACCCCTGCCTGCAGGGCCTGCGCGCCCCGCCCCCCCTACCCCGCCAGGGCCTGCCCAAGCCTCCTCTCATCCCCCTGAGCCCTGGGCCTGTGCTGGCCTTTCAGGAACGGCCGGCTGGGACAGGCCTGTCCCCCCCAGGCACAGGGACCTTTTTTACTTTGTGAACCAACCGTGTGGCATCAGTGTGAGCAAGGCCCAGGGGCAGCCTCCTCGGGGTCCGTCCCGCCCCAGCGCCTGTGAGAGTGTCTCGTCGCCGGGCGTGCGGCTTGGTTTCTGTGCCTTTGTTTCCACGTCTGTGTAGTGGGCTTGATCATGGGTCACTTCTTAGCACTAGGTGAGTCTGATACCCGCAACATCAGGCCGGGAGGGCGCTCAGGAAGGGCTGGCTGCCCTCCTTGGTCTGCGTTTTGTGGGTGGCTGTGCTGCACGGCCCAGCGTGGGTGATGGAGAAGAATGCCAAGGAGACCCTCAGCCCCCTCCTGGATGAGGAGGCTGACGTGGTGGGAACAGGAGACCCCCCCCATCTTTCTGGGGATTGGGGGCTCCCTCCTCGCCCAGTTGTGTGTAACTGCTACCCCTGATGAGCCCCGACCCCTGACCAGTGGGTCCACAGAGAGACAGACGTCCTGCTCGAAGTGCCTTTTCTTCCCTAAACCCTGGGGCCTGTGGTTTAGACTGAGTCTGCTCGTCGAAGAGACTTCGAGCTTGGTGGATGAACCACTGTGCCCACTCAGGACTCTGACGGGAGGCAGGCCTGTGGGAGAAGGCTGTGTGGTTCCGAGTGGGGCTCAGGTCAGGGTGGCCCGTGGCAAGGCCTGGAGCAGGgcgctggggctgggctgggtccagcccccagcctccaggGCCACCGCAGACCTTGAGTGTGAGAGCCATGGAGGCAGTGAGTGTCCCCAGCCAGCGGGTCCGTGCTGTGTGCTGCTGCCTGAAGGGTAGGCAGGCTGCCCCCCTGCTCCTCCAGTGCATCAGGACCCAGGGGGTACAGGGACACAGATGGCCATCAACATCCTCCCGAGGCAGCAGCTGTGAGTCGCCGTGCTGTGGGCCCtgggactctgctcagtgttccTGCCGCCTCCCCACCGACTCCCCAGCTCCTCGGCCCCCTGCCATTTAGGGCCAGGCCCCCGTCCCCGTGCTCTGAAACAGCAGGTTTCTGGGCCTCGCAGCTGGGTGACATCCAGCCTGGACAGTCCGAGGGGCCAAGCTCCCCACGTGCAGCCCGCCTTAGCTCTGTTTTGCCCTCGCGCCCCCCTGTCTGCATGATGGGAGGGGCTCCCCTCCGGGTGCTGGGTGCCCCCTGGGCCCCCGTCTCAGGCCCCTGGGCCCCATGTCTTTCAGATTCTGGGCATGGCCTTCTCCATGACCCTCTTCCAGCACATCCACCGGACTGGGAAGAAGTACGACGCCTGAGCGGCTGGCCGAGTGCCCCGGCCCCCGCAGACACTGTGCGAGGCAAGAGGCCTTCAGCTCTGTGTCGCCTGCACCTCCAGACTGCTGACCCCTGCATCCCCGCCCTGGCCTGCCTTCCCGGCCACCTGCCAAAGCCTTGTCGGTGGGCAGaggccgggggcgggggaggaaatGCAGAGACCTTGGGGGTGCTGGGGCGCCCAGATTCCTGTGTATTTGCCAAAGAA
Coding sequences within:
- the TSPAN9 gene encoding tetraspanin-9 isoform X1; this translates as MARGCLCCLKYMMFLFNLIFWLCGCGLLGVGIWLSVSQGNFATFSPSFPSLSAANLVIAIGTIVMVTGFLGCLGAIKENRCLLLSFFIVLLIILLAELILIILFFVYMDKVNENAKKDLKEGLLLYNSENNVGLKNAWNIIQAEMHCCGVTDYKDWFSVLGENTVPDRCCMENSQGCGQNNTTLVWKTGCYEKVTQWFADNKHVLGTVGMCLLITQILGMAFSMTLFQHIHRTGKKYDA
- the TSPAN9 gene encoding tetraspanin-9 isoform X2 is translated as MEKSSSEDSSIHRSPSLDSKDSDFAKPSTSGRPFGRGFTAGAFYGTAGSRGQSHAEAGVKTDKYNAPKGSKYVVFYLDLSFVFLLEFKKCNMARGCLCCLKYMMFLFNLIFWLCGCGLLGVGIWLSVSQGNFATFSPSFPSLSAANLVIAIGTIVMVTGFLGCLGAIKENRCLLLSFFIVLLIILLAELILIILFFVYMDKVNENAKKDLKEGLLLYNSENNVGLKNAWNIIQAEMHCCGVTDYKDWFSVLGENTVPDRCCMENSQGCGQNNTTLVWKTGCYEKVTQWFADNKHVLGTVGMCLLITQILGMAFSMTLFQHIHRTGKKYDA